A stretch of the Calditrichota bacterium genome encodes the following:
- a CDS encoding long-chain fatty acid--CoA ligase, whose protein sequence is MVWKKLHTIIESHPDKEALVFQNHRISYRALGEIINRLANGLRKAGIEKGDRVALILPNVPHFVFSYYAALQIGAQIIPLNYLMELDDLNQVLNKADPKAVIFWGKFRNLLSSYFSNENDSLVRIVLGKKLNGEELSLTHLIASADEHFQAEEISPHEIGAIQFTAGTSASPQGALLSHSSLTESCRGITKFFRFSDSDVFLAVLPLAFGVSQSAVMNAALNKGATLVLMPKLDIESIIRMISEERVTTVVGSPRLFQKIAELETPIEGQKLKICLSVNNFLSESIREAFEQKIGVHLLNAYSVTEAGGIVAAMHPSSFNPRNSMGMVLPHVEIQLFQDGGELLPVGERGELLIRGASLFSGYFQNDELTANRLRDGWFHSGDIGKKDVDAFIYFIDRKCDTILKSGFQILARDVETILRTHPRVKEVAVIPVPHPKFKQDVKAYIVTKGNSLTQTEVLEFCKQKFPMYMCPSLIEFRSQLPRTRMGKISKRKLKNEVWL, encoded by the coding sequence ATGGTATGGAAAAAACTACACACGATCATTGAGTCTCATCCGGATAAAGAGGCGCTTGTATTTCAAAATCATCGCATTTCTTATCGCGCGTTGGGAGAAATCATCAATCGACTGGCAAATGGATTGAGAAAAGCGGGTATTGAGAAAGGCGACCGCGTGGCTTTGATACTGCCAAATGTGCCTCATTTCGTTTTCAGTTACTATGCCGCGCTTCAGATCGGGGCGCAGATTATTCCGCTAAATTATCTCATGGAATTGGATGATTTAAATCAGGTGCTGAATAAAGCCGACCCCAAAGCGGTAATATTTTGGGGAAAATTTCGCAATTTGCTGAGTTCGTATTTTTCCAATGAGAATGATTCTCTGGTTCGCATCGTGCTGGGGAAGAAATTGAACGGCGAGGAATTGTCGCTGACGCACTTGATCGCCTCAGCAGATGAACATTTTCAAGCCGAAGAAATTTCGCCGCACGAAATCGGCGCGATTCAATTCACCGCTGGAACGAGCGCATCGCCTCAGGGCGCGCTGTTATCGCATTCTTCGCTAACGGAAAGTTGTCGGGGCATTACAAAATTTTTCAGATTTTCCGATTCGGATGTATTCCTGGCAGTGTTGCCGCTTGCCTTTGGGGTCTCTCAAAGCGCGGTGATGAATGCCGCTCTGAACAAAGGAGCGACGCTCGTTTTAATGCCCAAATTGGATATTGAATCGATCATTCGCATGATATCGGAAGAGCGAGTAACGACGGTCGTCGGATCGCCTCGATTATTTCAGAAAATAGCCGAATTGGAAACGCCGATTGAAGGTCAAAAACTGAAGATTTGTCTGTCGGTGAATAATTTCTTGAGCGAATCAATTCGGGAAGCTTTTGAACAAAAAATTGGCGTTCATTTGTTAAATGCATATTCGGTCACTGAAGCCGGCGGCATTGTTGCAGCCATGCATCCGTCATCTTTTAATCCGAGAAATTCTATGGGGATGGTTTTGCCGCACGTGGAAATTCAACTTTTTCAGGATGGCGGTGAGCTATTGCCTGTCGGCGAACGAGGCGAACTGCTCATTCGCGGCGCCAGTTTGTTCTCCGGTTATTTCCAAAACGATGAATTGACGGCAAATCGTTTGCGCGATGGATGGTTCCATAGCGGAGATATCGGCAAGAAGGATGTAGATGCGTTCATTTATTTTATTGACCGCAAGTGTGACACGATTTTGAAAAGCGGCTTTCAAATTTTAGCCAGGGATGTGGAAACCATTCTACGGACGCATCCAAGAGTTAAAGAAGTCGCAGTAATCCCGGTGCCACATCCAAAATTCAAGCAGGATGTTAAAGCGTACATTGTGACAAAGGGTAATAGCTTGACACAAACGGAGGTTCTTGAATTTTGCAAGCAAAAATTTCCTATGTACATGTGTCCTTCTCTGATCGAGTTCCGCAGCCAATTGCCGAGAACGAGAATGGGGAAGATTTCCAAAAGAAAACTAAAAAATGAAGTTTGGCTTTAA
- a CDS encoding DEAD/DEAH box helicase, whose protein sequence is MTIDQILDVVKNNPDIYLNVTHWEKIPARPAVFSEFPDAIHPDLVKILQDRGIKKLYSHQASAIENILAGKNVVIVTPTASGKTLCYNIPVLNQLISDKESRALYLFPTKALSQDQLNELYEISHALDRDIKTYTFDGDTPASARKAIRTAGHIVITNPDMLHQGILPHHTKWIKLFENLNYVVIDEIHHYRGVFGSHMANIIRRLKRICNFYGSNPQFICCSATIGNPKELTEKILETDIDLIDNNGAPRGEKHFIMYNPPVVNVELGIRRSVINEAQKLAAKFLSSGIQTIVFARSRLRVEILVTYLKEIMRKMKKSPKLIRGYRGGYLPLERRDIEQGLRQGDILGVVSTNALELGIDIGQLSVCIMAGYPGTIISSWQQAGRAGRRAETSVAILVASSAPLDQFIINHPEYFFEKSPETGIVDPNNLVILMSHLKCAAFELPFEDDEQFGVDATQDILAYLEENGVLHHTEGKWHWMSEIYPAQEVSLRSASPENFVIIDTTHDERVIGEVDYFSAPLLIYEDAIYIHESRQFHVDTLDWDRRKAYVHEVEVNHYTDAHSETNLKVLDVFDEQEVIGGKKAYGEVSVTTVATAYKKIKFHTHENIGMGHIHLPELEMHTMAYWLELDEAAMEKMKLSEEDLGYALRALANVLGNVAPFYVMADPADLRTIPMIRATFSKRPTVYIYDAYPGGVGFSRKLFYVHDDLLVAAKQLIAECPCQSGCPSCVGPAEETGDSGKRSALKLLEILMEKGTSE, encoded by the coding sequence ATGACCATAGACCAGATTCTCGACGTCGTCAAAAATAATCCTGACATCTACCTTAACGTCACGCACTGGGAAAAAATTCCGGCGCGCCCCGCTGTTTTCTCTGAATTTCCCGATGCCATTCATCCCGACCTGGTCAAAATTCTGCAAGATCGCGGGATAAAAAAATTGTACAGCCACCAGGCATCCGCCATTGAAAATATTCTCGCGGGAAAAAATGTGGTGATTGTTACGCCCACGGCATCGGGAAAAACGCTGTGTTACAATATTCCGGTACTCAACCAACTCATCTCAGATAAAGAATCGCGCGCGCTCTATTTGTTTCCCACGAAAGCGTTGTCGCAGGACCAATTGAATGAACTGTACGAAATCTCCCACGCATTGGATCGAGACATAAAAACGTACACTTTCGACGGCGACACCCCTGCTTCAGCAAGAAAAGCAATTCGTACCGCCGGACATATTGTGATTACCAATCCGGACATGCTGCACCAGGGAATTCTGCCGCATCACACAAAATGGATTAAATTATTCGAAAATCTAAATTATGTTGTAATTGACGAAATACACCATTATCGTGGTGTATTCGGCAGCCACATGGCAAATATTATCCGCCGTCTCAAGCGGATCTGCAATTTTTACGGCAGTAACCCGCAATTCATTTGCTGCTCCGCGACTATCGGCAATCCAAAAGAACTGACAGAGAAAATTTTGGAAACTGACATCGATCTGATCGACAACAACGGAGCCCCGCGCGGAGAAAAACATTTCATCATGTACAACCCGCCGGTCGTGAATGTGGAACTGGGCATTCGGCGTTCTGTGATTAATGAGGCGCAAAAATTAGCGGCAAAATTTCTTTCCAGCGGGATTCAAACGATCGTTTTTGCCCGCAGCCGGCTGCGCGTGGAAATTTTGGTGACTTATCTCAAAGAAATCATGCGCAAAATGAAAAAGTCGCCCAAGCTCATTCGCGGCTACCGCGGCGGGTACTTGCCTTTGGAAAGACGCGATATCGAACAGGGGCTTCGCCAAGGCGATATTTTGGGAGTCGTCAGCACCAATGCGCTGGAGTTAGGCATTGACATCGGTCAATTATCCGTGTGCATCATGGCTGGCTACCCGGGGACAATAATCAGTTCCTGGCAACAGGCAGGCCGCGCCGGCCGACGCGCAGAAACTTCCGTCGCCATTCTCGTCGCTTCCAGCGCGCCGTTGGATCAGTTCATCATCAATCACCCGGAGTATTTTTTCGAGAAATCTCCGGAAACCGGTATCGTCGATCCTAATAATTTAGTCATTCTCATGAGTCATCTCAAATGCGCCGCTTTTGAACTTCCTTTTGAAGACGACGAGCAATTTGGCGTTGACGCCACGCAGGACATTCTCGCCTATCTTGAGGAAAATGGCGTGCTTCACCACACAGAGGGAAAATGGCACTGGATGAGTGAAATTTACCCGGCGCAGGAAGTGAGCCTGCGCAGCGCTTCGCCGGAAAATTTTGTCATTATCGACACTACGCACGACGAGCGCGTCATCGGCGAAGTCGATTATTTCAGCGCTCCGCTGTTGATTTACGAGGATGCCATCTACATCCACGAGAGCCGGCAATTTCACGTGGACACACTCGATTGGGACAGGCGTAAGGCTTACGTGCACGAAGTCGAAGTCAACCACTACACCGACGCCCATTCCGAGACCAATTTGAAAGTGCTGGACGTTTTTGACGAACAGGAAGTGATCGGCGGGAAAAAAGCCTACGGTGAGGTCAGCGTCACCACTGTAGCGACGGCGTACAAAAAAATCAAATTTCACACCCACGAAAATATCGGTATGGGGCATATTCATCTGCCGGAACTGGAAATGCACACGATGGCGTACTGGCTGGAATTGGACGAAGCAGCAATGGAGAAAATGAAACTTTCCGAAGAAGATCTGGGCTACGCGCTGCGCGCTCTGGCAAATGTGCTGGGTAATGTGGCGCCGTTTTACGTCATGGCTGATCCGGCGGATTTGCGGACGATTCCCATGATTCGCGCCACTTTTTCCAAACGCCCCACGGTTTACATTTACGACGCCTATCCCGGCGGCGTGGGATTCAGCCGAAAATTATTTTACGTGCACGACGATTTACTCGTGGCAGCAAAGCAACTCATTGCCGAATGCCCCTGTCAATCGGGCTGCCCGTCCTGCGTCGGTCCCGCTGAAGAGACCGGCGACAGCGGCAAAAGAAGTGCGTTGAAATTATTGGAAATTTTGATGGAAAAAGGAACATCGGAGTAA
- a CDS encoding MBL fold metallo-hydrolase, translating to MILKKIVVGPLEVNCFIIAPEDSRHCAVIDPGDEADKIFAAVENDNLIPDFILLTHGHFDHLSAVNTLKQKWDVSVLLHEADQVLAQNASTQAMMFGMPEPGNVSADTFLHDGGELKIGKLAVKVLHTPGHSPGNVTFQIENHLFVGDLIFRGSIGRTDLPGGNYEQLIKSVKNKIFALPDSCIIHPGHGPDTTVGQEKENNPFF from the coding sequence ATGATTCTCAAAAAAATTGTTGTCGGACCACTCGAAGTAAATTGTTTCATTATTGCCCCCGAGGACAGTAGACATTGCGCTGTGATTGATCCGGGAGATGAGGCAGATAAAATTTTTGCTGCTGTTGAAAATGACAACCTCATTCCGGATTTCATCCTTCTGACTCACGGTCATTTTGACCATCTCTCCGCCGTTAACACGCTCAAACAAAAATGGGACGTATCGGTTCTGCTGCATGAGGCGGATCAGGTTCTTGCCCAAAACGCTTCAACACAAGCGATGATGTTCGGCATGCCTGAACCGGGAAATGTTTCTGCGGATACTTTTCTGCACGACGGCGGTGAGTTGAAAATTGGGAAATTAGCAGTGAAAGTTTTGCACACGCCGGGACATTCGCCGGGCAACGTCACTTTTCAAATAGAAAACCACCTTTTTGTCGGCGATTTGATTTTTCGGGGATCGATCGGCAGAACAGACTTGCCCGGTGGCAATTACGAACAACTCATCAAATCGGTGAAAAACAAAATTTTTGCACTGCCGGATTCCTGCATCATCCATCCGGGCCACGGACCGGACACGACAGTCGGGCAGGAGAAAGAAAATAATCCTTTTTTCTAA
- a CDS encoding LEA type 2 family protein, translating into MKTKTILLILLISLPLIFSCAALQQLANVQKPQVKVGQVRLTNITFDKVDLAIDLNITNPNPVAATLAGFDYNFLLNGQSFLTGNQAKQTTISANGQSTLQIPLSLTFKKIYDTYKSLKNSDNAGYKIAAGLTFDLPILGKTRIPVQKTGQLPLAKIPSIKLSSLKLKSINFSSAKVELQLKVDNPNAFSLNINKLNYDFLVNNKQWGVGQIAEALQINQKGSSIIKIPLSLNFVEIGRTVYSMLTGKSGLNYQLKGDAALTSSLKVMPQLSLPFNRTGNIKISR; encoded by the coding sequence ATGAAAACAAAAACCATATTGCTGATTCTGCTCATTTCGTTGCCGCTAATTTTCTCCTGCGCAGCTTTGCAGCAATTGGCAAACGTACAAAAGCCGCAAGTGAAAGTCGGACAGGTCAGATTGACGAATATCACGTTCGACAAAGTGGATCTGGCAATAGATTTGAACATCACCAACCCGAACCCGGTCGCGGCGACGCTGGCGGGTTTTGATTACAATTTTTTGCTCAACGGACAATCCTTTCTCACCGGCAATCAGGCAAAGCAAACGACGATCAGCGCCAATGGCCAAAGCACACTGCAAATTCCGCTGTCGTTGACTTTCAAAAAAATTTACGACACTTACAAATCCCTGAAAAACAGCGACAACGCCGGCTACAAAATCGCCGCCGGGCTCACTTTTGATCTGCCTATTTTGGGCAAAACGCGCATCCCGGTGCAAAAGACAGGACAATTGCCGCTGGCAAAAATTCCTTCGATCAAGCTATCTTCGCTAAAATTGAAATCAATCAATTTTTCATCGGCGAAAGTGGAGCTGCAACTCAAAGTCGATAACCCCAACGCGTTTTCGCTCAACATCAACAAATTGAATTATGATTTTTTGGTGAACAATAAACAGTGGGGCGTGGGACAGATCGCCGAGGCGCTGCAGATTAATCAAAAAGGCAGCAGCATCATCAAAATTCCTCTGTCGCTGAATTTCGTGGAAATCGGGCGCACCGTGTACAGCATGCTCACCGGGAAATCCGGTTTGAATTACCAGCTCAAAGGAGACGCAGCGTTGACTTCGTCCCTGAAAGTCATGCCGCAATTGTCGCTGCCGTTCAATCGCACAGGGAATATTAAAATTTCACGGTAA
- the polA gene encoding DNA polymerase I encodes MTDTEKKLFLIDSMALIYRAYFAIERNPLITTRGENVGAVYLFLKSLLKILDEQRPDFLAAVFDTPEPTFRHKMFPEYKATREKMPDELVDQLPRIREMLDVLNIPLIEVPGLEADDVMGILAKKAEKMGMETFLVTGDKDFMQLVSSKIKIYNPGRSGVDVTILDPDGVVKKVGLKPEQIIDYLALMGDQSDNVPGVPKVGPVNALKLLKKYHDLEHIYLNIRDVEPEHIRRQLEKYKEQAYLSKMLVTIDANKKIPFDVKDFRLKKADEKKAFALMKELEFNSLLDRFSSAMRKRPVQKYEIIRTSAALEKLKKDLAACQKFTLDLETTDVDPMKAEIVGLSFSWQEGEAFYVPILQGEGGATGDLFQTQDFTGFSKKEILKKLQPIFLDEKINKCGQNIKYDLIVLKNAGAEVSGVDFDTMVASYLINPSLRQHNLDALSLQYFNYKKVSTKELIGSGKKQISMAEVPLDKIGFYACEDADFTQRLRTMLEPKLTELGLKDLFDKVELPLLFVLMEMEMNGVALDVQLLQQMSAELDELLNQIVKKIYSIAGLEFNINSPKQLSEVLFERLNLRVVRRTKTGPSTDVGVLEELSKEHELPRYILEYRQLSKLKSTYVDALPRLINKRTGRVHTSYNQTVAATGRLSSSDPNLQNIPIRTDLGRKIRMAFVPGDKNHILVDADYSQIELRIMAHLSGDKNLIKAFQDGADIHRSTAATVFSVPPEEVTEDMRRRAKEVNFGIMYGMGTYGLANRLNISNEEAENFIQTYFASYPGIRKFMEESKELARKQGFVTTLLNRRRYLPEIHSENRQLREFAERNAINTPIQGSAADLIKVAMIHISERIKKEKLQTKMIMQVHDELVFEVPKSELDAAKALIKEEMESAIDLNVPIKVDIGVGENWLEAH; translated from the coding sequence ATGACCGACACAGAAAAAAAATTATTTTTAATTGACAGCATGGCGCTGATTTATCGCGCTTATTTTGCAATTGAGAGAAATCCGCTCATTACGACCCGCGGCGAAAATGTCGGGGCAGTGTATTTATTTTTAAAGTCACTCTTGAAAATTCTAGACGAACAGCGGCCTGATTTTTTAGCAGCAGTTTTCGACACGCCAGAGCCGACTTTTCGCCACAAGATGTTTCCGGAATACAAAGCCACTCGCGAAAAGATGCCCGACGAACTTGTCGATCAATTGCCGCGCATCCGGGAAATGCTCGATGTTTTGAACATTCCGCTGATCGAGGTGCCCGGTCTGGAAGCGGACGACGTCATGGGAATTCTCGCCAAAAAGGCGGAAAAAATGGGCATGGAGACATTTTTGGTCACCGGTGACAAGGATTTCATGCAGTTGGTTTCATCGAAAATAAAAATTTACAACCCGGGCCGTTCCGGTGTCGATGTGACCATTCTTGATCCGGATGGTGTTGTCAAAAAAGTGGGATTGAAACCGGAGCAGATTATCGATTATCTGGCACTGATGGGCGACCAGTCCGACAATGTACCCGGCGTCCCGAAAGTGGGGCCGGTGAATGCGTTGAAATTGCTGAAAAAGTATCACGATCTGGAACACATTTACTTGAACATCAGAGATGTCGAGCCCGAACATATCCGCCGTCAGTTGGAAAAATACAAAGAGCAGGCATATTTGTCAAAAATGCTCGTGACGATAGATGCCAATAAAAAAATCCCCTTTGATGTTAAAGATTTCCGGCTCAAAAAAGCTGATGAAAAAAAGGCATTTGCGTTGATGAAAGAGCTGGAATTTAATTCATTGCTGGATCGGTTTTCCTCGGCGATGAGAAAAAGACCTGTGCAAAAGTATGAAATTATTCGCACCAGCGCGGCACTGGAAAAATTGAAAAAAGATCTCGCTGCTTGCCAAAAATTTACGCTGGATCTGGAGACCACAGACGTTGATCCCATGAAAGCGGAGATTGTGGGACTTTCTTTCAGTTGGCAGGAAGGCGAGGCTTTTTACGTGCCGATTTTGCAGGGAGAAGGCGGAGCTACCGGAGATCTATTTCAGACTCAGGATTTTACCGGTTTCTCAAAAAAAGAAATACTTAAAAAATTGCAGCCGATTTTTCTTGACGAGAAAATAAATAAATGCGGTCAAAATATCAAATACGATTTGATTGTGCTCAAAAATGCCGGCGCGGAAGTCAGCGGCGTAGATTTTGACACCATGGTCGCCAGCTATCTCATCAATCCCTCGTTGCGGCAACACAATCTGGATGCGCTGTCGCTGCAGTATTTCAATTATAAAAAAGTGAGCACCAAAGAGCTCATCGGCAGCGGGAAAAAGCAAATCAGCATGGCGGAAGTGCCGCTGGACAAAATCGGATTTTACGCTTGCGAAGATGCCGATTTCACCCAAAGACTGCGCACGATGCTGGAACCGAAATTAACGGAATTGGGCTTGAAAGACCTGTTTGACAAAGTCGAACTGCCGCTGCTGTTCGTGCTCATGGAAATGGAAATGAACGGCGTGGCGCTCGACGTTCAGTTGTTGCAGCAGATGTCCGCGGAATTGGATGAGCTTTTAAATCAAATCGTGAAGAAGATTTATTCCATCGCCGGCCTGGAATTCAATATTAACTCGCCGAAGCAATTGTCCGAAGTTCTGTTTGAAAGACTCAACCTGCGCGTCGTGCGGCGCACAAAGACAGGCCCTTCCACGGACGTGGGCGTGCTCGAAGAATTGTCCAAAGAACACGAGCTTCCGCGCTACATTCTGGAATATCGCCAATTGTCCAAACTGAAATCCACTTACGTCGATGCGCTGCCTCGTTTGATTAATAAAAGAACCGGCAGAGTGCACACATCGTACAATCAGACCGTTGCAGCGACAGGGAGACTTTCGTCCAGCGATCCCAATTTGCAGAACATTCCCATTCGCACCGACTTGGGCAGAAAAATTCGCATGGCTTTTGTTCCCGGAGACAAGAATCACATTTTAGTGGACGCAGATTACTCGCAAATCGAGTTGCGAATTATGGCGCACCTTTCCGGCGACAAAAATTTAATCAAAGCATTTCAGGATGGTGCAGACATTCACCGTAGCACTGCGGCGACGGTTTTTAGTGTCCCGCCCGAGGAAGTCACCGAAGACATGCGCCGCCGCGCCAAGGAAGTGAATTTCGGCATCATGTACGGCATGGGCACCTATGGTCTGGCAAATCGGCTGAATATCTCCAACGAAGAAGCCGAGAACTTCATTCAGACCTATTTTGCCAGTTATCCGGGCATTCGAAAATTTATGGAAGAGAGCAAAGAACTGGCGCGCAAACAGGGCTTTGTAACCACGTTGCTCAATCGCCGGCGCTATTTGCCGGAAATTCACAGCGAGAATCGCCAGTTGCGCGAATTTGCCGAGAGAAATGCCATCAACACGCCCATTCAGGGCAGTGCCGCGGATCTCATTAAAGTTGCCATGATTCACATCTCGGAGCGGATCAAGAAAGAGAAACTGCAAACGAAAATGATCATGCAGGTGCACGACGAACTCGTTTTTGAAGTGCCGAAATCAGAATTGGACGCGGCGAAAGCGCTGATTAAAGAAGAAATGGAAAGCGCCATTGACTTGAACGTGCCCATCAAAGTGGATATCGGAGTAGGGGAGAACTGGCTGGAAGCGCACTGA
- a CDS encoding DUF3467 domain-containing protein, translated as MNQQKQQQINIELGEKEAEGIYSNLALITHSPAEFVIDFTRMLPGVPKTKVYARIIMTPQHAKSLLRALEDNIKKYEANFGEIRILGDSKSKSFGFKPQNE; from the coding sequence ATGAATCAACAAAAACAACAACAAATTAATATTGAATTAGGCGAAAAGGAAGCGGAAGGCATTTATTCAAATCTGGCGTTGATCACGCATTCGCCGGCAGAGTTTGTGATCGATTTTACCCGCATGTTGCCCGGGGTTCCCAAGACAAAAGTGTACGCGCGCATCATTATGACGCCACAACACGCGAAATCACTGCTTCGGGCGCTGGAAGACAATATCAAAAAGTACGAGGCAAATTTCGGGGAAATTCGCATTTTGGGAGACTCAAAATCGAAATCGTTCGGATTCAAACCGCAAAATGAATAA
- a CDS encoding outer membrane beta-barrel protein — protein MKKRNKIKKKIIVLFLFVAMLSGFWGNRAHAQKKRGSASIGFGVEMGQWLPSRLTDNAELSSLKSARQNPYVGIVILKPWRSFALRFSGGYWEYHGEKSKSLLQISSVAMDMKYSMLADIWFSPYVIYGIGWFLGNEHTLDDPDFSYLQNPELGLGFNVGAGFDFRIYKFNIAVEFKYHYVTFSQIIGPTDNFSGPKISVQGIYFF, from the coding sequence ATGAAAAAGAGAAATAAAATTAAAAAGAAAATCATTGTCTTATTTTTATTCGTGGCAATGTTGTCGGGATTTTGGGGCAATCGTGCGCACGCGCAGAAAAAGCGGGGATCGGCATCGATCGGATTTGGTGTGGAAATGGGACAGTGGCTCCCCTCGCGACTCACTGACAACGCTGAGCTTTCGTCGCTGAAATCCGCCAGGCAAAATCCTTACGTCGGCATTGTTATTCTGAAGCCGTGGCGCAGTTTTGCGCTCCGTTTCAGTGGCGGCTATTGGGAATATCACGGCGAAAAATCCAAAAGCCTGCTGCAGATCAGTTCGGTCGCAATGGACATGAAATATTCCATGCTTGCGGACATCTGGTTTTCTCCCTACGTTATTTACGGCATTGGATGGTTTTTAGGGAACGAGCATACTCTTGACGACCCGGATTTTTCCTATTTGCAAAATCCGGAATTGGGACTGGGATTTAATGTCGGCGCCGGCTTCGATTTTAGAATTTACAAATTCAACATCGCTGTGGAATTCAAATATCATTACGTTACTTTCAGTCAAATCATAGGTCCGACAGACAACTTCAGCGGTCCCAAAATCAGCGTGCAGGGGATATATTTTTTTTAG
- a CDS encoding beta-lactamase family protein, with product MNKLLKIFLLLSILSLSFCARTPEEKINRWMAMYSGSDSPGAALMVVKNGAPILVKTYGMADVENQVPVTPETNFRLASVTKQFTAMCILMLMEQGKLSETQTLQDIFPDFPDYGKKITIHNLIHHTSGLIDYESLIPDSATEQVLDRDVLEMMKAQDSTYFAPGTKYQYSNTGYAVLAMIIEKISGQRFADFLRENIFLKIGMKNTVAYEKGISTVENRAYGYALENGELVPKDQSLTSAVLGDGGIYSSVPDLYKWDQALYTETLVSSASLKFAFTPDTLLDGTPTIYGFGWRIDKFLGHRRIHHTGQTCGFTTIIQRFPDDRFSIIILTNRNKPMLNEVAEKIARLYLGKNQK from the coding sequence ATGAACAAGCTACTGAAAATTTTCCTGCTATTGTCAATTCTCTCTCTCTCTTTTTGCGCCAGAACTCCGGAAGAAAAAATCAATCGCTGGATGGCGATGTATTCCGGCAGCGATTCGCCTGGCGCCGCTCTGATGGTCGTCAAAAACGGCGCACCGATTTTAGTGAAAACTTACGGCATGGCGGACGTCGAAAATCAAGTTCCAGTGACGCCGGAAACAAATTTTCGGCTCGCATCAGTGACAAAACAGTTCACAGCGATGTGCATTCTCATGCTCATGGAGCAGGGCAAATTGTCCGAGACACAGACTTTGCAGGACATTTTTCCCGACTTCCCCGACTACGGGAAAAAGATCACCATTCACAATCTTATTCATCACACCTCAGGTTTAATTGACTACGAATCTCTCATTCCCGATTCTGCCACAGAACAAGTTCTCGATCGCGATGTGCTGGAAATGATGAAAGCGCAGGACTCGACATATTTTGCGCCAGGCACGAAGTATCAATACAGTAACACCGGCTACGCTGTGCTGGCGATGATCATCGAAAAAATTTCAGGGCAGCGTTTTGCTGATTTTTTGCGGGAAAATATCTTCCTAAAAATTGGCATGAAAAATACCGTCGCCTACGAAAAAGGAATCTCTACGGTCGAAAATCGCGCCTACGGTTATGCGCTGGAAAACGGAGAACTTGTGCCCAAAGATCAGAGTCTGACCAGCGCCGTACTCGGAGACGGAGGCATCTACTCGTCGGTGCCCGATTTGTACAAATGGGACCAGGCGCTGTACACGGAGACACTTGTGTCTTCCGCATCTCTGAAATTCGCTTTCACGCCTGACACTTTGCTCGACGGCACGCCGACAATTTACGGTTTCGGCTGGCGCATTGACAAATTTCTGGGACATCGCCGCATTCACCACACCGGGCAGACATGCGGCTTCACGACAATCATCCAGCGTTTTCCCGATGACCGATTTAGCATAATTATTTTAACGAATAGAAATAAGCCGATGCTGAATGAAGTGGCGGAAAAAATTGCCCGTTTGTATTTGGGGAAAAATCAGAAATAA